A region from the Alnus glutinosa chromosome 5, dhAlnGlut1.1, whole genome shotgun sequence genome encodes:
- the LOC133867887 gene encoding protein CHUP1, chloroplastic-like: MRESNPSVNRAKAPKFADQNLIPKPQSTKGNGNPSKLRWGSQIVKGFSADKKSQAQQATVQIKKQPLTSSDATNQKNPIVPSHSRVKRSLIGDLACSMNASQVHPNVYQTHRRQSSRDLFIELDHLRSLLQESKEREFKLQAGISECQRNPKVLDLERELEVKNGELDDLVRKMGLLEAEKTSLSEQISALTSISEVSKGEDNESSIALSSQGLEMEVVELRRLNKELQLEKRNLACRLASVESQLASVAKASESEVVAKIKAEAALLRHTNEDLCKQVEGLQMSRLNEVEELAYLRWVNSCLRNELRNSCSTASSDKSSSPHSIERSGESIGSFSCGSNEYLECSSAKRLNLIKKLKKWPISDEDLPNLECQDGLVDKNWVDLEEIRSPRRRHSISGSKCCEEDLVPSTRRQSDCFVCTKDMEKEVEPLASQKYHLDMVRPQVFRNCQEANKISVSLDVEKRALRIPNPPPRPSCSISSGPKDEVSAQIPPPPPPPPPPPPPKFAVKSTTGVVKRAPQVVEFYQSLMKRDSRKDSSNGGICDAPDVANVRSSMIGEIENRSSHLLAIKADVETQGEFVNSLISEVNHAVYQNIEDVVAFVKWLDDELCFLVDERAVLKHFDWPEKKADTLREAAFGYRDLKKLESEVSSYKDDPRLPCDIALKKMVVLSEKMERTVYNLLRTRDSLMRNCKEFHIPTDWILDNGIISKIKFGSVKLAKMYMKRAAMELQSKAAVEKDPAMDYMLLQGVRFAFRIHQFAGGFDAETMHGFEELRNLAHLLNKK, translated from the exons atgAGAGAATCAAACCCATCAGTGAACCGGGCGAAAGCGCCGAAATTTGCCGATCAAAATCTGATACCAAAGCCTCAAAGCACCAAAGGCAATGGCAACCCTTCAAAGTTGCGGTGGGGATCCCAAATAGTAAAGGGCTTCTCAGCGGACAAGAAAAGCCAGGCACAGCAGGCGACGGTCCAAATCAAGAAACAGCCGCTTACCAGCTCCGACGCCACGAACCAGAAGAACCCAATTGTGCCTTCCCACTCACGCGTCAAGCGGTCGCTAATCGGCGACTTGGCTTGCTCGATGAATGCCAGTCAAGTCCACCCGAACGTGTACCAGACACACCGGAGGCAGTCTTCGCGCGATTTGTTTATCGAGCTGGATCATCTGAGAAGCCTGCTGCAAGAATCGAAGGAAAGAGAATTCAAGCTAcaagctggaatttcagaatgTCAGAGAAATCCAAAAGTGTTGGACCTTGAAAGGGAACTAGAAGTGAAGAATGGTGAACTCGATGATCTTGTTCGGAAAATGGGGTTGTTGGAAGCAGAGAAAACGAGCCTTTCGGAGCAGATTTCAGCGCTAACTTCGATTTCGGAGGTGTCCAAGGGTGAAGACAATGAGAGTTCGATAGCATTGTCGTCGCAAGGCCTTGAAATGGAGGTTGTGGAGTTGAGGCGCCTGAACAAGGAGCTACAGCTTGAAAAGAGGAACCTTGCTTGCAGACTTGCTTCTGTGGAGTCTCAGTTGGCTTCTGTTGCTAAGGCTTCCGAG AGTGAGgttgttgcaaaaattaaagcTGAAGCAGCTTTGCTAAGACACACAAATGAAGATTTGTGCAAACAAGTTGAAGGACTACAGATGAGCAGATTGAATGAGGTCGAGGAGCTTGCTTACTTGAGGTGGGTGAATTCGTGTTTACGAAATGAGTTGCGCAATTCATGCTCAACAGCGAGTTCTGATAAGTCATCTAGCCCCCATTCAATTGAGAGGAGTGGTGAATCTATTGGATCGTTTTCTTGTGGAAGCAATGAGTACTTAGAATGTAGTAGTGCAAAGAGATTAAACCTGATAAAGAAGTTAAAGAAATGGCCGATTAGTGATGAAGATTTGCCAAATTTAGAATGCCAAGATGGTCTTGTAGATAAAAACTGGGTTGATTTAGAGGAAATCAGAAGTCCTAGGAGAAGACACTCTATCAGTGGATCCAAATGCTGTGAAGAAGACCTGGTACCAAGTACGAGAAGGCAGTCTGATTGTTTTGTATGTACAAAAGACATGGAAAAGGAAGTAGAGCCATTAGCCTCTCAAAAATATCATTTGGATATGGTTCGACCACAAGTTTTTAGAAACTGCCAAGAAGCTAATAAAATTTCAGTTTCTTTAGATGTTGAGAAAAGGGCTTTGCGAATCCCAAATCCCCCTCCAAGGCCTTCATGTTCCATTTCTAGTGGACCTAAGGACGAAGTTTCTGCTCAAATtccaccgccaccaccacctccacctcccCCACCACCTCCCAAGTTTGCAGTGAAGAGTACTACAGGAGTGGTCAAGCGAGCACCGCAAGTTGTCGAGTTTTACCAGTCACTCATGAAGAGAGATTCTAGAAAGGATTCCTCAAATGGTGGAATTTGTGATGCCCCGGATGTTGCAAATGTTCGTAGTAGCATGATTGGTGAAATTGAGAACCGATCCTCACATTTGCTTGCT ATAAAAGCAGATGTTGAGACTCAAGGAGAATTTGTAAATTCATTGATAAGCGAGGTGAATCATGCAGTTTATCAGAATATTGAAGATGTTGTGGCATTCGTGAAGTGGCTAGATGATGAACTTTGCTTTCTT GTGGACGAAAGGGCGGTCCTAAAGCACTTTGATTGGCCAGAGAAGAAAGCTGACACATTGCGAGAAGCAGCATTTGGGTATCGAGATCTTAAGAAATTGGAGTCTGAAGTGTCTTCTTATAAGGATGATCCCCGACTACCTTGTGACATTGCACTAAAGAAAATGGTTGTGTTGTCTGAGAA GATGGAGCGTACTGTTTATAACCTTCTCAGAACAAGGGATTCATTGATGCGTAATTGCAAAGAATTTCACATTCCCACAGATTGGATACTTGATAATGGTATCATAAGCAAG ATAAAGTTTGGCTCTGTCAAGCTGGCAAAGATGTACATGAAGAGGGCAGCTATGGAACTTCAGTCAAAGGCAGCTGTGGAAAAAGATCCTGCAATGGACTATATGCTACTTCAGGGAGTGCGATTTGCTTTCAGAATTCATCAG TTTGCAGGAGGATTTGATGCAGAAACAATGCATGGGTTCGAGGAACTTCGCAACCTCGCTCACCTCCTTAACAAAAagtaa
- the LOC133869623 gene encoding protein LIGHT-DEPENDENT SHORT HYPOCOTYLS 4-like, protein MSAAVAAAAAAASSLSRCNGSTNSSSGSRTQSQHQHQLQALIPAACPPVLSRYESQKRRDWNTFGQYLKNHRPPLTLSRCSGAHVLEFLRYLDQFGKTKVHSEICPFFGHPHPPAACPCPLRQAWGSLDALIGRLRAAFEENGGQPETNPFGVRAVRLYLREVRDAQAKARGIAYEKRKRRKPQLESSVEGLTATNGSPDYGDV, encoded by the coding sequence ATGTCGGCTGCTGTTGCGGCTGCGGCGGCTGCGGCCTCCTCTCTCAGCCGGTGCAACGGCTCCACAAACAGCAGTTCCGGGAGCCGGACCCAGAGCCAGCACCAGCACCAACTTCAAGCATTGATCCCTGCAGCATGTCCACCAGTTCTGAGCAGGTACGAGTCCCAGAAGCGGCGAGACTGGAACACGTTTGGGCAGTACCTGAAGAACCACCGCCCACCATTAACTCTCTCCCGCTGCAGCGGTGCCCATGTTCTCGAATTCCTCCGGTACCTCGACCAGTTCGGGAAGACGAAGGTCCACAGTGAAATCTGCCCGTTCTTTGGGCATCCTCACCCGCCGGCAGCATGCCCTTGCCCGCTGAGACAAGCCTGGGGCAGCCTGGATGCTCTCATCGGGCGCCTCCGTGCAGCCTTTGAAGAGAACGGTGGGCAGCCGGAGACCAACCCGTTTGGGGTACGGGCTGTGAGGCTGTACCTTAGGGAAGTGAGGGACGCTCAGGCCAAGGCTAGGGGGATTGCGTATGAGAAAAGGAAGCGTAGGAAACCACAACTTGAGAGTAGTGTGGAAGGGTTAACCGCTACAAATGGTTCTCCTGATTATGGCGATGTGTAG